The Osmerus eperlanus chromosome 25, fOsmEpe2.1, whole genome shotgun sequence genome contains a region encoding:
- the clip1a gene encoding CAP-Gly domain-containing linker protein 1 isoform X1 — MSTAKPSGLKAPSKIGRSTASAVTKTSSAAGPKAPATDKSSPGAAPAETDNDGESFQVGERVWVNGNKPGVVQFLGETQFAPGQWAGIVLDEPIGKNDGSVAGVRYFQCEALKGIFTRPSKLSRTEGEANGTETAPPSRASSPTPSMASQASHTPSSKPSASSTAAKKAATAASASPATPTSNLARVNSESVSNLSETGSVKKSERELKMGDRVLVGGTKAGVVRFLGEADFAKGDWCGVELDEPLGKNDGAVAGTRYFQCQPRYGLFAPVHKVTRIGFPSTTTAKAKPAVRKVVTTPSGLKRSPSASSISSVSSVASSVSGKPSRTGLLTETSSRYSRKISGTTALQEALKEKQQHIEQLMGERDLERAEVAKATSHVGEVQQELTLLRDDQEQMEAKMDQLRTLVEAADKDKVELLNQLEEEKRKVEDLQFRVEEACITKGDLETQTKLEHAHIKELEQSLLFEKTKAEKLQRELEDTRVATVSEKSRIMELQRDLSLRTREVADLRLRVETQQGPDGPALAPLLEEVSSLRAQLAAQEAGQQAQLRGLMEKLAAEEKAHREALTPLQAASSRLSSDNEQLRLRLGQNEKESADAAATWRSKLEAAVASHQQAMEELKESLGKGQGDQTAELVETKSALERLKVDHRLAVEESGSRREAESAARSRETGELKAQLLAMTEEKERLEDCVRSSVDRAEEQHLVEMEDVLGKLHTAELKVKELEDLEAKLVQQAQDKAREAQVQVASMEAVRSQQAQGNHELQSLGNQLKEAQNEARSQAGKVSELSSELEGRQRELVSLQQSLTSVQQDKSSLEKERGTLKQKLGESTDNQTKSAQTMQDLIDKLSKKEEQCTAISTELESFKSQIAGLERKLKTGDEKLDQLTKDKAKLESNISEMMTSSGDSSAQLTKMNEDLTQKERRLEDLQTQLAEAKEGAAHSEEQHKQEAARKEQELKEAKGDHQGQLSSLQEKIVHLEKSVHQGEALAKQLKASQEKALSEASALHTQELQVLQGQAEKVTQELKSSTDKTLELEKLVSDLLPYKEKAQCLTAELGSSKQEVEQLSKDLEKQRLALELKCKESEEVKSQKASLENQLLDVNASLTASEASHKELSSKKEDLVKQKDKLAKELEDLSHDNQQLKEASVSSSGELEKLRSVCREAQAESKALKQAERESQAHVEELQRTNKEKEEVGLAHQQQIEQLEEKRKQLTKEYDDTCKERNRLQDELAQTSQKLTSERDNLVLERDAARNSKKSLDSKNAELQAKIQSVSLEKEDLCAKNTLMLAQLETLNKGKEEMSSRMDAVVSEKEALRVSNAELQNQLHVSKKDLENHVRDNDELRASRESLAQILEEFKTSNEVTDSERLHLLQEKEALLANQRKVCSEKEEILKDGEELREKLRLAVEELATSKEKVEEALSSSAQEKQALSLQNAETEKALHSVRKEKMVVESTLEQQRTENQRLLHEKEEIKEKHAKEVSEKASLAAERDKLASDMRNMKDQLDGSSKANADLTQAKSNLAVTLEEVKRKREELEAERTSLKKEKSDLEAQMSNYCSEKEVLEQEKSQMQDKVQDLTQQNQRLVHEKKELGEKHTKEVSEKETLADERDKLASDVRNMKEQLNSSSKGNIELTLAKSNLAAMLEEVKQKMEVIEAEVTSLKREKSDLQAHSQKLCSEKESVEKELVQMKTKYQDLTEQSLSKDKTVDEKSADLKKAHQEERKAWTGEIDALKEQLGQKDQEKGNLTKEREQLTTKLEEIKREASTLVQEKKDLLAAQGKLEQDVSALRSSRESGDGERRRLLEEVEKLRAAQTGLEASSQALRTERALMEAQCKTAEQEASSAVKAREEASASLADLRCQLDGLHKERDDSAQKTSQLEAQLRNALSKLLEAEQATGQTAETLELLAQEKNRLQQEKSQAQTQAEEFKSAKQEMQTQVESLKEQNAKYQDELKLSKEKLISDNQRISSLCQEIENLKQAASEKSQSLDALQEEKSKLAQQLGSSREAGSGQKKLEADNSKLKNQMQGLKQSLPNNAFSENALKKELDNEKATTKQAFTKSSALISQKDKELENLKTELVTLRGESASAKTLQATVQTLEKDKVRLQERIHNLERSQSGAQDTGRSSGDAAVDQKDEEIADGQIEFLNSVIVDLKKRNEELKGKLEKMVEAALNGNNASELDNHDGSHDGSPKKKLPPRLFCDICDCFDLHDTEDCPTQMQMPDSPPHTTYHGSKGDERPYCDICEAFGHWTDSCNDDQTF, encoded by the exons ATGAGCACAGCCAAGCCAAGCGGGCTCAAAGCGCCCAGCAAGATAGGCAGGTCGACTGCATCGGCAGTCACCAAGACGTCCTCCGCCG CCGGACCCAAAGCACCAGCCACCGACAAATCCTCTCCAGGTGCCGCCCCTGCCGAGACGGACAATGATGGGGAGAGCTTCCAGGTGGGAGAGCGGGTGTGGGTGAACGGCAACAAGCCCGGCGTGGTGCAGTTCCTCGGGGAGACCCAGTTCGCCCCGGGACAGTGGGCGGGCATCGTGCTGGACGAGCCAATCGGGAAGAACGACGGCTCGGTGGCCGGCGTGCGCTACTTCCAGTGCGAGGCCCTGAAGGGGATATTCACGCGGCCCTCAAAGCTGTCGCGCACCGAGGGTGAGGCCAACGGCACGGAGACGGCGCCCCCGTCCCGCGCCTCCTCGCCGACGCCCTCCATGGCCAGCCAGGCCTCCCACACCCCTTCTTCGAAGCCGTCCGCGTCCTCGACGGCTGCCAAGAAGGCCGCGACGGCTGCGTCTGCCTCGCCGGCAACGCCGACCTCCAACCTGGCGCGGGTCAACAGCGAGTCCGTCTCCAACCTCTCGGAGACCGGCTCGGTCAagaagagcgagcgagagctGAAGATGGGAGACCGTGTTTTG GTTGGAGGCACCAAGGCTGGCGTGGTGCGTTTCCTAGGCGAGGCTGACTTTGCCAAGGGTGATTGGTGTGGTGTGGAGCTGGACGAACCCCTGGGGAAGAACGATGGGGCGGTGGCAGGAACCAG ATACTTTCAGTGTCAGCCCAGGTATGGCCTCTTCGCTCCGGTCCACAAGGTCACTCGGATCGGCTTCCCGTCCACCACGACGGCCAAAGCCAAGCCGGCAGTGCGGAAGGTGGTGACCACGCCCTCGGGCCTTAAGCGCAGCCCCAGCGCCTCCTCCATCAGCTCCGTCAGCTCTGTGGCCTCCTCCGTCAGCGGCAAGCCCAGCCGCAcaggcctg CTGACGGAGACGTCGTCCAGGTACAGCCGTAAGATCTCGGGCACCACGGCGCTGCAGGAGGCGCTGAAGGAGAAGCAGCAGCACATCGAGCAGCTGATGGGCGAGAGGGACCTGGAGCGCGCCGAGGTCGCCAAGGCAACCAGCCATGTGGGCGAGGTGCAGCAGGAGCTCACCTTGCTGAGGGACGACCAGGagcag ATGGAAGCCAAGATGGACCAGCTACGCACCTTAGTAGAAGCGGCCGATAAAGACAAGGTGGAGTTGCTGaatcagctggaggaggagaagag GAAGGTGGAAGACCTTCAGTTCCGTGTGGAGGAAGCTTGCATTACCAAAGGAGACCTGGAG ACGCAGACCAAACTGGAGCATGCCCACATAAAGGAGCTCGAACAGAGCCTGCTCTTTGAAAAGACCAAAGCTGAGAAACTGCAGAGGGAGTTAGAAGACACTAGG GTGGCCACGGTGTCTGAGAAGTCCCGCATCATGGAGCTGCAGAGGGACCTGTCCCTGCGGACCAGGGAGGTGGCAGACCTGCGTCTGCGTGTGGAGACCCAGCAGGGCCCCGACGGCCCCGCGCTCGCCCCCCTCCTGGAGGAGGTCAGCTCCCTGAGGGCCCAGCTGGCCGCTCAGGAGGCCGGGCAGCAGGCCCAGCTCAGGGGGCTGATGGAGAAGCTGGCGGCCGAGGAGAAGGCCCACCGGGAGGCCCTGACCCCGCTGCAGGCCGCGTCGAGCCGGCTCTCCAGCGACAACGAGCAGCTGCGTCTGCGCCTGGGTCAGAACGAGAAGGAGAGCGCGGACGCCGCGGCGACGTGGCGCTCCAAGCTGGAGGCGGCCGTCGCTTCCCATCAGCAGGCCATGGAGGAGCTCAAGGAGTCGCTCGGCAAGGGGCAAGGCGACCAGACGGCAGAGCTGGTGGAGACGAAAAGCGCCCTGGAGAGGCTGAAGGTGGACCACAGGCTGGCGGTGGAGGAGTCGGGCAGCAGGCGCGAGGCGGAGTCGGCGGCTCGCTCGCGTGAGACGGGCGAGCTGAAGGCCCAGCTCCTGGCGAtgacagaggagaaggagaggctggaggattgTGTCCGGTCCAGCGTGGACCGCGCCGAGGAGCAGCAcctggtggagatggaggacgtCCTGGGCAAGCTCCACACGGCTGAACTGAAGGTAAAGGAGCTGGAGGATCTGGAGGCGAAGCTAGTCCAGCAGGCCCAGGATAAAGCTAGGGAGGCCCAGGTGCAAGTTGCATCCATGGAGGCCGTGCGTTCCCAGCAAGCTCAAGGTAACCATGAGCTCCAGAGCCTGGGGAACCAGCTGAAGGAAGCCCAGAACGAGGCCCGCTCGCAGGCCGGCAAG GTCAGTGAGTTGAGCTCTGAGTTGGAGGGCAGACAGAGGGAGCTGGTCTCCTTGCAGCAGAGTCTCACCTCTGTTCAGCAGGACAAGAGCTCCCTGGAGAAGGAGCGTGGCACCCTG AAACAAAAGTTGGGAGAGAGCACAGACAATCAAACAAAATCAGCACAAACTATGCAAG atTTGATTGACAAACTCAGCAAGAAGGAAGAGCAGTGCACAGCAATCTCCACAGAATTGGAGAGTTTTAAGAGTCAGATCGCAG GTCTGGAGAGGAAGCTGAAGACCGGGGATGAGAAGTTGGACCAGCTAACAAAGGATAAGGCCAAACTAGAAAGTAACATCTCCGAAATGATGACGTCATCAGGGGACAGTTCTGCTCAGCTCACAAAAATGAACGAGGACCTCACCCAGAAGGAGAG GAGACTTGAGGACCTACAGACCCAGTTGGCCGAGGCGAAGGAAGGAGCAGCACATTCTGAGGAACAGCACAAGCAGGAAGCGGCTCGCAAGGAGCAGGAGCTGAAGGAAGCGAAAGGAGATCACCAGGGTCAGCTGAGCAGCCTGCAGGAGAAGATTGTTCACCTG gagAAGAGCGTGCATCAAGGCGAAGCTCTAGCTAAGCAGCTGAAAGCCTCGCAGGAGAAGGCCCTGTCCGAGGCGTCGGCGCTACACACCCAGGAGCTCCAGGTTCTGCAGGGTCAGGCAGAGAAGGTGACCCAGGAGCTGAAGTCCTCCACGGACAAAACCCTGGAGTTGGAGAAGCTAGTGTCGGATCTGCTGCCTTACAAGGAGAAGGCTCAG TGTCTTACTGCTGAGCTTGGCTCCTCCAAGCAGGAAGTTGAACAATTGTCCAAAGACCTGGAAAAGCAGAGACTAGCCCTGGAGCTCAAGTGTAAGGAAAGCGAGGAGGTTAAATCTCAGAAAGCTAGTCTTGAGAATCAGCTCCTAGATGTAAATGCGAGTCTAACCGCTTCTGAGGCTAGCCACAAGGAGCTCTCCTCAAAGAAGGAGGATCTGGTGAAGCAGAAGGACAAGCTTGCGAAAGAACTCGAGGATCTTTCCCACGACAACCAGCAACTGAAAGAAGCGAGCGTTTCGTCGTCCGGCGAGTTGGAGAAACTCCGGAGCGTCTGTCGGGAGGCACAGGCTGAAAGTAAAGCTCTGAAgcaggccgagagagagagccaaGCCCACGTCGAGGAGCTTCAAAGGACgaacaaggagaaggaggaggtgggtctGGCGCACCAGCAGCAGATCGAGCAGcttgaggagaagaggaagcagCTCACGAAGGAGTATGATGACACGTGCAAGGAGAGGAACAGGCTGCAGGACGAGCTGGCTCAAACCAGTCAGAAGTTGACGTCTGAAAGGGACAACCTCGTGTTGGAGCGGGACGCCGCCAGAAACTCCAAAAAGTCGCTCGATTCCAAGAATGCGGAGTTGCAAGCGAAGATTCAGTCGGTGAGCCTGGAGAAGGAAGACCTTTGCGCCAAGAACACGCTGATGCTCGCTCAGTTGGAGACGTTGAACAAAGGCAAAGAGGAGATGTCCTCTCGTATGGATGCCGTCGTTTCTGAAAAGGAGGCGCTTCGGGTATCGAATGCAGAGCTCCAGAATCAGCTTCACGTTTCCAAGAAGGACCTCGAGAATCACGTCCGGGATAACGACGAGCTTCGGGCTTCCAGAGAGAGCCTGGCGCAAATTCTTGAGGAGTTCAAGACGAGCAACGAGGTTACAGACTCCGAGAGGCTCCACCTCCTACAGGAAAAAGAGGCCCTGCTGGCCAATCAGAGAAAAGTCTGTTCCGAGAAGGAGGAGATTCTCAAGGATGGAGAAGAGCTGAGGGAGAAGCTACGATTGGCTGTAGAGGAACTGGCGACCTCCAAAGAGAAGGTCGAAGAGGCGTTGTCGTCGTCTGCGCAGGAGAAGCAAGCCCTTAGCCTCCAGAATGCAGAGACCGAGAAGGCTCTCCATTCTGTTCGGAAAGAGAAGATGGTTGTGGAATCCACGCTAGAGCAACAAAGAACAGAAAACCAGCGGTTGCTTCACGAGAAGGAAGAGATCAAAGAGAAGCACGCCAAGGAAGTTTCTGAAAAAGCGTCTCTAGCCGCCGAGAGAGACAAACTGGCCAGCGACATGCGTAACATGAAGGATCAGTTGGACGGCTCCTCCAAAGCCAACGCAGATCTCACACAGGCCAAATCCAACCTCGCCGTGACGCTGGAGGAGGTCAAACGCAAGAGGGAGGAGCTTGAGGCTGAGAGGACATCTTTGAAGAAGGAGAAGTCTGATTTAGAAGCTCAGATGTCCAATTACTGCTCTGAAAAGGAAGTGCTGGAGCAGGAGAAATCTCAGATGCAGGACAAAGTGCAGGATCTTACTCAACAAAACCAGCGTTTGGTGCATGAGAAAAAAGAGTTAGGAGAGAAGCACACTAAAGAGGTGTCAGAAAAAGAAACTTTAGCCGACGAGAGAGACAAATTAGCCAGTGACGTGCGTAACATGAAGGAACAGTTGAACAGCTCCTCCAAGGGCAACATAGAACTAACATTAGCCAAATCCAACCTTGCTGCGATGCtggaggaagtcaaacaaaagatGGAAGTCATTGAAGCTGAGGTGACGTCCTTGAAACGCGAAAAGTCTGATTTGCAAGCTCATTCCCAAAAGCTTTGCTCCGAAAAGGAGAGCGTTGAAAAGGAGTTGGTGCAAATGAAAACTAAATATCAGGACCTCACGGAGCAATCTCTCAGCAAAGATAAAACCGTAGACGAGAAATCAGCCGACCTTAAGAAGGCTCATCAGGAGGAAAGAAAAGCTTGGACTGGAGAAATTGACGCCTTAAAAGAACAACTTGGGCAAAAAGACCAGGAAAAGGGCAACttgacaaaagagagagaacagttaACGACCAAACTGGAAGAGATCAAGAGAGAGGCATCCACCTTGGTCCAGGAGAAAAAGGACCTCTTAGCAGCTCAGGGCAAACTAGAGCAGGACGTTTCAGCTCTCCGTAGCAGCCGAGAGAGTGGCGACGGGGAACGCAGAAGGCTTCTTGAAGAGGTGGAGAAGCTGCGGGCCGCCCAGACGGGGCTTGAGGCGAGCTCTCAGGCCCTTCGCACTGAGCGGGCTCTGATGGAGGCCCAGTGCAAGACTGCAGAGCAGGAGGCATCGTCTGCCGTCAAGGCAAGAGAAGAGGCCTCTGCTAGCCTGGCAGATTTGCGATGCCAGCTGGATGGTTTGCAcaaggagagagatgacagcGCCCAGAAAACAAGCCAGCTTGAAGCCCAACTCAGAAATGCTCTTTCCAAGCTGCTTGAG GCTGAACAGGCCACTGGGCAGACAGCAGAGACTCTGGAGCTGCTGGCCCAGGAGAAGAACCGTCTTCAGCAGGAGAAGAGCCAGGCCCAGACACAGGCGGAGGAGTTCAAGAGTGCAAAGCAGGAGATGCAGACTCAG GTGGAGTCCCTGAAGGAGCAGAATGCTAAATATCAAGACGAGCTCAAGCTGTCCAAGGAGAAACTCATATCAGACAACCAGCGAATCAGCAGCTTGTGCCAGGAAAT TGAGAATTTGAAGCAGGCGGCGTCGGAGAAGTCCCAGTCCCTGGACGCCCTACAGGAGGAGAAAAGCAAACTGGCCCAGCAGCTGGGCAGCAGCCGGGAGGCGGGCAGCGGTCAGAAGAAG TTGGAGGCCGACAATTCCAAGCTCAAGAATCAGATGCAGGGGCTGAAACAAAG CTTGCCCAATAATGCCTTCAG TGAAAATGCCTTGAAGAAAGAACTGGATAATGAGAAAGCCACCACCAAGCAGGCCTTTACTAAAAGCAGTGCCTTGATCTCCCAGAAGGACAAGGAGCTGGAGAACCTAAAGACAGAG CTCGTCACCTTGCGAGGCGAGAGCGCCTCAGCCAAGACCCTCCAGGCCACCGTCCAGACTCTGGAGAAGGACAAGGTTCGCCTGCAGGAGCGCATCCACAACCTGGAGAGGAGCCAATCAGGGGCCCAGGACACCGGCAGGTCCTCAG GTGATGCTGCTGTGGAccagaaggatgaggagatcgCGGACGGCCAG ATTGAGTTCCTGAACTCTGTCATCGTGGACCTTAAGAAGAGGAACGAGGAGCTCAAGGGCAAACTGGAGAAGATGGTCGAAGCTGCACTGAATGGGAACAACGCAAGCGAGCTGGACAACCACGATGG TTCCCACGACGGCTCCCCCAAGAAGAAGCTCCCCCCTCGGCTGTTCTGCGACATCTGCGACTGCTTCGATCTCCACGACACCGAGGACTGCCCCACCCAGATGCAGATGCCCGACTCCCCGCCTCACACCACTTACCACGGCAGCAAGGGCGACGAGAGGCCCTATTGCGACATCTGCGAGGCGTTCGGTCACTGGACGGACTCCTGCAACGACGACCAGACCTTCTGA
- the clip1a gene encoding CAP-Gly domain-containing linker protein 1 isoform X7, which yields MSTAKPSGLKAPSKIGRSTASAVTKTSSAAGPKAPATDKSSPGAAPAETDNDGESFQVGERVWVNGNKPGVVQFLGETQFAPGQWAGIVLDEPIGKNDGSVAGVRYFQCEALKGIFTRPSKLSRTEGEANGTETAPPSRASSPTPSMASQASHTPSSKPSASSTAAKKAATAASASPATPTSNLARVNSESVSNLSETGSVKKSERELKMGDRVLVGGTKAGVVRFLGEADFAKGDWCGVELDEPLGKNDGAVAGTRYFQCQPRYGLFAPVHKVTRIGFPSTTTAKAKPAVRKVVTTPSGLKRSPSASSISSVSSVASSVSGKPSRTGLLTETSSRYSRKISGTTALQEALKEKQQHIEQLMGERDLERAEVAKATSHVGEVQQELTLLRDDQEQMEAKMDQLRTLVEAADKDKVELLNQLEEEKRKVEDLQFRVEEACITKGDLETQTKLEHAHIKELEQSLLFEKTKAEKLQRELEDTRVATVSEKSRIMELQRDLSLRTREVADLRLRVETQQGPDGPALAPLLEEVSSLRAQLAAQEAGQQAQLRGLMEKLAAEEKAHREALTPLQAASSRLSSDNEQLRLRLGQNEKESADAAATWRSKLEAAVASHQQAMEELKESLGKGQGDQTAELVETKSALERLKVDHRLAVEESGSRREAESAARSRETGELKAQLLAMTEEKERLEDCVRSSVDRAEEQHLVEMEDVLGKLHTAELKVKELEDLEAKLVQQAQDKAREAQVQVASMEAVRSQQAQGNHELQSLGNQLKEAQNEARSQAGKVSELSSELEGRQRELVSLQQSLTSVQQDKSSLEKERGTLKQKLGESTDNQTKSAQTMQDLIDKLSKKEEQCTAISTELESFKSQIAGLERKLKTGDEKLDQLTKDKAKLESNISEMMTSSGDSSAQLTKMNEDLTQKERRLEDLQTQLAEAKEGAAHSEEQHKQEAARKEQELKEAKGDHQGQLSSLQEKIVHLEKSVHQGEALAKQLKASQEKALSEASALHTQELQVLQGQAEKVTQELKSSTDKTLELEKLVSDLLPYKEKAQAEQATGQTAETLELLAQEKNRLQQEKSQAQTQAEEFKSAKQEMQTQVESLKEQNAKYQDELKLSKEKLISDNQRISSLCQEIENLKQAASEKSQSLDALQEEKSKLAQQLGSSREAGSGQKKLEADNSKLKNQMQGLKQSLPNNAFSENALKKELDNEKATTKQAFTKSSALISQKDKELENLKTELVTLRGESASAKTLQATVQTLEKDKVRLQERIHNLERSQSGAQDTGRSSGDAAVDQKDEEIADGQIEFLNSVIVDLKKRNEELKGKLEKMVEAALNGNNASELDNHDGSHDGSPKKKLPPRLFCDICDCFDLHDTEDCPTQMQMPDSPPHTTYHGSKGDERPYCDICEAFGHWTDSCNDDQTF from the exons ATGAGCACAGCCAAGCCAAGCGGGCTCAAAGCGCCCAGCAAGATAGGCAGGTCGACTGCATCGGCAGTCACCAAGACGTCCTCCGCCG CCGGACCCAAAGCACCAGCCACCGACAAATCCTCTCCAGGTGCCGCCCCTGCCGAGACGGACAATGATGGGGAGAGCTTCCAGGTGGGAGAGCGGGTGTGGGTGAACGGCAACAAGCCCGGCGTGGTGCAGTTCCTCGGGGAGACCCAGTTCGCCCCGGGACAGTGGGCGGGCATCGTGCTGGACGAGCCAATCGGGAAGAACGACGGCTCGGTGGCCGGCGTGCGCTACTTCCAGTGCGAGGCCCTGAAGGGGATATTCACGCGGCCCTCAAAGCTGTCGCGCACCGAGGGTGAGGCCAACGGCACGGAGACGGCGCCCCCGTCCCGCGCCTCCTCGCCGACGCCCTCCATGGCCAGCCAGGCCTCCCACACCCCTTCTTCGAAGCCGTCCGCGTCCTCGACGGCTGCCAAGAAGGCCGCGACGGCTGCGTCTGCCTCGCCGGCAACGCCGACCTCCAACCTGGCGCGGGTCAACAGCGAGTCCGTCTCCAACCTCTCGGAGACCGGCTCGGTCAagaagagcgagcgagagctGAAGATGGGAGACCGTGTTTTG GTTGGAGGCACCAAGGCTGGCGTGGTGCGTTTCCTAGGCGAGGCTGACTTTGCCAAGGGTGATTGGTGTGGTGTGGAGCTGGACGAACCCCTGGGGAAGAACGATGGGGCGGTGGCAGGAACCAG ATACTTTCAGTGTCAGCCCAGGTATGGCCTCTTCGCTCCGGTCCACAAGGTCACTCGGATCGGCTTCCCGTCCACCACGACGGCCAAAGCCAAGCCGGCAGTGCGGAAGGTGGTGACCACGCCCTCGGGCCTTAAGCGCAGCCCCAGCGCCTCCTCCATCAGCTCCGTCAGCTCTGTGGCCTCCTCCGTCAGCGGCAAGCCCAGCCGCAcaggcctg CTGACGGAGACGTCGTCCAGGTACAGCCGTAAGATCTCGGGCACCACGGCGCTGCAGGAGGCGCTGAAGGAGAAGCAGCAGCACATCGAGCAGCTGATGGGCGAGAGGGACCTGGAGCGCGCCGAGGTCGCCAAGGCAACCAGCCATGTGGGCGAGGTGCAGCAGGAGCTCACCTTGCTGAGGGACGACCAGGagcag ATGGAAGCCAAGATGGACCAGCTACGCACCTTAGTAGAAGCGGCCGATAAAGACAAGGTGGAGTTGCTGaatcagctggaggaggagaagag GAAGGTGGAAGACCTTCAGTTCCGTGTGGAGGAAGCTTGCATTACCAAAGGAGACCTGGAG ACGCAGACCAAACTGGAGCATGCCCACATAAAGGAGCTCGAACAGAGCCTGCTCTTTGAAAAGACCAAAGCTGAGAAACTGCAGAGGGAGTTAGAAGACACTAGG GTGGCCACGGTGTCTGAGAAGTCCCGCATCATGGAGCTGCAGAGGGACCTGTCCCTGCGGACCAGGGAGGTGGCAGACCTGCGTCTGCGTGTGGAGACCCAGCAGGGCCCCGACGGCCCCGCGCTCGCCCCCCTCCTGGAGGAGGTCAGCTCCCTGAGGGCCCAGCTGGCCGCTCAGGAGGCCGGGCAGCAGGCCCAGCTCAGGGGGCTGATGGAGAAGCTGGCGGCCGAGGAGAAGGCCCACCGGGAGGCCCTGACCCCGCTGCAGGCCGCGTCGAGCCGGCTCTCCAGCGACAACGAGCAGCTGCGTCTGCGCCTGGGTCAGAACGAGAAGGAGAGCGCGGACGCCGCGGCGACGTGGCGCTCCAAGCTGGAGGCGGCCGTCGCTTCCCATCAGCAGGCCATGGAGGAGCTCAAGGAGTCGCTCGGCAAGGGGCAAGGCGACCAGACGGCAGAGCTGGTGGAGACGAAAAGCGCCCTGGAGAGGCTGAAGGTGGACCACAGGCTGGCGGTGGAGGAGTCGGGCAGCAGGCGCGAGGCGGAGTCGGCGGCTCGCTCGCGTGAGACGGGCGAGCTGAAGGCCCAGCTCCTGGCGAtgacagaggagaaggagaggctggaggattgTGTCCGGTCCAGCGTGGACCGCGCCGAGGAGCAGCAcctggtggagatggaggacgtCCTGGGCAAGCTCCACACGGCTGAACTGAAGGTAAAGGAGCTGGAGGATCTGGAGGCGAAGCTAGTCCAGCAGGCCCAGGATAAAGCTAGGGAGGCCCAGGTGCAAGTTGCATCCATGGAGGCCGTGCGTTCCCAGCAAGCTCAAGGTAACCATGAGCTCCAGAGCCTGGGGAACCAGCTGAAGGAAGCCCAGAACGAGGCCCGCTCGCAGGCCGGCAAG GTCAGTGAGTTGAGCTCTGAGTTGGAGGGCAGACAGAGGGAGCTGGTCTCCTTGCAGCAGAGTCTCACCTCTGTTCAGCAGGACAAGAGCTCCCTGGAGAAGGAGCGTGGCACCCTG AAACAAAAGTTGGGAGAGAGCACAGACAATCAAACAAAATCAGCACAAACTATGCAAG atTTGATTGACAAACTCAGCAAGAAGGAAGAGCAGTGCACAGCAATCTCCACAGAATTGGAGAGTTTTAAGAGTCAGATCGCAG GTCTGGAGAGGAAGCTGAAGACCGGGGATGAGAAGTTGGACCAGCTAACAAAGGATAAGGCCAAACTAGAAAGTAACATCTCCGAAATGATGACGTCATCAGGGGACAGTTCTGCTCAGCTCACAAAAATGAACGAGGACCTCACCCAGAAGGAGAG GAGACTTGAGGACCTACAGACCCAGTTGGCCGAGGCGAAGGAAGGAGCAGCACATTCTGAGGAACAGCACAAGCAGGAAGCGGCTCGCAAGGAGCAGGAGCTGAAGGAAGCGAAAGGAGATCACCAGGGTCAGCTGAGCAGCCTGCAGGAGAAGATTGTTCACCTG gagAAGAGCGTGCATCAAGGCGAAGCTCTAGCTAAGCAGCTGAAAGCCTCGCAGGAGAAGGCCCTGTCCGAGGCGTCGGCGCTACACACCCAGGAGCTCCAGGTTCTGCAGGGTCAGGCAGAGAAGGTGACCCAGGAGCTGAAGTCCTCCACGGACAAAACCCTGGAGTTGGAGAAGCTAGTGTCGGATCTGCTGCCTTACAAGGAGAAGGCTCAG GCTGAACAGGCCACTGGGCAGACAGCAGAGACTCTGGAGCTGCTGGCCCAGGAGAAGAACCGTCTTCAGCAGGAGAAGAGCCAGGCCCAGACACAGGCGGAGGAGTTCAAGAGTGCAAAGCAGGAGATGCAGACTCAG GTGGAGTCCCTGAAGGAGCAGAATGCTAAATATCAAGACGAGCTCAAGCTGTCCAAGGAGAAACTCATATCAGACAACCAGCGAATCAGCAGCTTGTGCCAGGAAAT TGAGAATTTGAAGCAGGCGGCGTCGGAGAAGTCCCAGTCCCTGGACGCCCTACAGGAGGAGAAAAGCAAACTGGCCCAGCAGCTGGGCAGCAGCCGGGAGGCGGGCAGCGGTCAGAAGAAG TTGGAGGCCGACAATTCCAAGCTCAAGAATCAGATGCAGGGGCTGAAACAAAG CTTGCCCAATAATGCCTTCAG TGAAAATGCCTTGAAGAAAGAACTGGATAATGAGAAAGCCACCACCAAGCAGGCCTTTACTAAAAGCAGTGCCTTGATCTCCCAGAAGGACAAGGAGCTGGAGAACCTAAAGACAGAG CTCGTCACCTTGCGAGGCGAGAGCGCCTCAGCCAAGACCCTCCAGGCCACCGTCCAGACTCTGGAGAAGGACAAGGTTCGCCTGCAGGAGCGCATCCACAACCTGGAGAGGAGCCAATCAGGGGCCCAGGACACCGGCAGGTCCTCAG GTGATGCTGCTGTGGAccagaaggatgaggagatcgCGGACGGCCAG ATTGAGTTCCTGAACTCTGTCATCGTGGACCTTAAGAAGAGGAACGAGGAGCTCAAGGGCAAACTGGAGAAGATGGTCGAAGCTGCACTGAATGGGAACAACGCAAGCGAGCTGGACAACCACGATGG TTCCCACGACGGCTCCCCCAAGAAGAAGCTCCCCCCTCGGCTGTTCTGCGACATCTGCGACTGCTTCGATCTCCACGACACCGAGGACTGCCCCACCCAGATGCAGATGCCCGACTCCCCGCCTCACACCACTTACCACGGCAGCAAGGGCGACGAGAGGCCCTATTGCGACATCTGCGAGGCGTTCGGTCACTGGACGGACTCCTGCAACGACGACCAGACCTTCTGA